The nucleotide sequence CCCACCGGCTATATAAAATCTACCCTTAGCTCGGCggtcaagcccccaacccaagtttgccgtaAGAGCTGGTGTCTGTAATAAAACAAGGTATGCATCCTTACTAACTCACCATGTTATGAAAAGTATGCCTCCTTACTGACATACATATCATGAAACCCGCATTCGTAAAATACAATTTCCGGCTATGAGTTATCTGAATTCGTGCCTttttcgggtaaccatctaactctctttaagcccatttttagttctttaaaatcaTGGTTCATTCTTATAACATTATTTACTTTCATGCTAAGGGCATTTCgtaataggtatcgtcatacctagacttgcaaaccatatcatatcatatcatatcatatcatatcatatcatatcatatcatatcatatcatatcatatcatatcatattatatcatatcatattattAACCACCAAAAGATTTAATATCACATGAGGGTTCTTATTTCAAAAGtatatgaaaacttatgcaacaTAATACCATTTCAAATCTTTAACACatgtgtcacgacctgaaccggggccctggccgtgatgagcatcccgaaccataaagtcCCTGTCGcacttctctatctggtaatcatgcacaatattcataaattataatagaagaTGCGGAATTATAAATcattatggaaacatggtcatactctgagttcaatTAAACTATGAAAAGTGAAATCAAATATCAACTACACAACATCTGAAccagtttgcgaaatctctactacatctgaaaatgacaactatctgaaactaggacaaggcccccaatggaccaaaaccaaaataaataaaataatcttaaagacataggccttctagaataaagaaggctcaccaactgcacacatcactgctgtctgaaaactctacagcctagcaggacctctgaactgagctttagacTCTGGGAGGAAGGGGGGGTCAATaaaaatgtactggtacgtgaagaaatccaaaataaagcttttatataaataaaatagttgagagattGTCATAATCATCATGAAAGATatcatttcaaaacacatggtcatttttgataatcataaaacttttctgtcaatgcaatttctgatctttgtattacttctgagttaggtggcaatcccttacaagtctgatattccacgggctatatggaatccaccattgactcggtggAGAAGCCCCCAACCTAATTGTGCAATAAGgattggagtgtctgagtctgatacgccacagggcactaggccagcgtataataatatactcggatcggcaaatcacgattttaggcaatgaATTATCTGAACTCGTGACTTCTTCGGGGAACCAGCTAAGATCACTTTATGCtcaattttagtctgttctgaaacattcaccattctagtttcaaaatataaaaatctaatttcaaacatgcattctattctgctctgaattaacatggcattatctgagttggtgtcgtcacaccaagacttgcaagtcctatttttgagccataatgtatcatgcatgattatttcattaaaactcaatctagaccacccaaacatgcaaatagtataagagatttcatgttccgagacataagtcaaaactatgcaagaattcttcaaacatatggcgGTCAttgcttttggcaaaaccatgcaactctttcattatatgaatattcaacatttatcaacattcacaaccctctcttttgatttcaaaatcatattcaattcatagtataaatcaatacattccgtatcatgcttttcaagatgcattttaaaataattcatatcatatgaaaaatgggataaatcatatcaagagagaaATTTCATATGAGTCATTCTCTCAATTCAACTATCAActtaaaacacatacatatatatatgtaagattTCAAATCACTtagggggaaggcctaaagaccaaaataatattaatcaaggcttctaaaacatgctagtGATAGTAAAATTCAAACCCTTTccaaaaaatcatgatttctaaacctttagcatgaattaaagaagGTTTCTTTACCCAtgaatttttaggaaaaccccacNNNNNNNNNNNNNNNNNNNNNNNNNNNNNNNNNNNNNNNNNNNNNNNNNNNNNNNNNNNNNNNNNNNNNNNNNNNNNNNNNNNNNNNNNNNNNNNNNNNNATTATtagtataatttaatatttaaataaattacatttagatatattatataacataaattcagcctttgctttataatatatatacatacccacttgattttttcgtatgaggttGACCCACCTAATTATTAAATCTTTAATATTGCTTTTTtctgcaatgacaaaagaaattagatgctattttcatctttgagccgaaaataatgaaaaaataatagtgaaaagtcatttaaaggtcatatttgtgcagttttgaatagttaaaagtcatatttgtgcactgtcaaagtttaaggtcaaagttataaatttggtgtcaagtttagggtcatatatgtattatgcccttagattttaagctggacgcgtccagttttgcatgttgaacacgcgttttgccacgtaggatcggaggtcatatttgtgaagttttaaatagttaaaggtcatatttgtgcactgtcaaagtttaaggtcaaagttataatttgatgttaaGTTTAAGGTAATATTTATGTATTGTGACTTGAATTATTAATGCCACCACTTGTTGTATCAAGTGTGAAATTGCAGACCTCATAGTGGATTGATAgtcaaaggagaaaaaaatatcattctACATTATTGACTGTCACTATCAATATGTGgatgtagtttttattttggcataatacatatatatgaccctaaacttgacatcaaattattacattgaccttaaattttgatagtgcacaagtaggccctttaactatacaaaacctgAACAAAAAGACACTTCGGTTTTACAACTacacgcgtgtacctcacttgcTCTGACGTGGATTACTACTTCACTCATATGGTGCCACCTAATAAAAAACACATTATAAGTATGACCTTGAACTTTGTCGGTGCATAAATAGActctttaactatataaaagctgAACGAAAAAACCCTTCAATTCCAACCCATACCCGTGTCATTTTGCGTGTACAACACGTGTTTTACCACATAAGATCGAGGtgtttatttgttcaggttttgaatagttaaaggtcctatttatacactgtcaaagtttaaggtcaatgttataatttggtgtcaagtttagggtcatatttatgtattatgccttttctTTTCATACACAAAACATTTGACTTTCTGAGAATTGGTCCAAATCTAATGATTAACAAGTCAATTCTTATACCACAACTTGTTGTATACGAATATTGCATATTGTATAGTAATCACGGTCATACTCGTAagagctaagttgctcggactcttcaaaaatgttgccgcacccgtgtcggatacttcaaaaatacattagttttggaggatccgacacgcaaCCAAAGACATTTTTGAAAAGTCCGAGCTACTTAGGTGCGGAGTACTTTGTAGATGCTGACTGGGCTGGGGATCCTATTAACTACAAGGTGTTGAATCTCGATCTAGCGCAGAATCCGAGTATACAGCTTTGTCACAGTCTTAACTGTGAGATTATGTGGATACATCATCTTTTAACTGAAATTGGGTTTAAGCATCATACACCAGCAAAACTCCGGTGTGAAAATCAAGTTGCTCTTCATATTACCTCAAATCCGGTGTATCATGaaagaactaaacatattgagtttgattttcattttatttgtgaGAAGATTCAAAAAATCTTTATTTCCACTGGCTATGTGAAGACAAGAGAGCAACTAGCCAATTTGTTCACAAAAGTGTTGAATGGAACTCGGGATGATTATCTTTGTAACAAGTTGGGCATGATGGATATTTAGTGAAGACAAGAGAGCAACTAGCCAATTTGTTCACAAAAGTGTTGTATGGAACTCGGGATGATTATCTTTGTAACAAGTTGGGCATGATGGATATTTAGTTTCCATAGTTAGCTTATTCCCTCATGTATTTATACCATTGTAATCGTTGAATAACAGACAAGTTAACTCTGCATACCTTTGTCTTTTAATAAGCAAATATTTTTCGAAGTTCGGCCAAACAGACTATTAGTGAATTTTCACTTGTGCAGCTAAGTGGCTATCCTCAAAGAATCAAGTGCTCTTCTATAACTGCTTCTAATTACTGCTAAATGAACATTTGTATCAGGGAATTAAGGGTGATATATTGCATTGGATATGAGATATTATACTCTCTCCCAATAATAATGCACCAATTGTTTATCACACTAGTTCAATGGAAGAAGTTAATGaaccaaaaatccaaaaagaggTGGAAGATATGTTTCCAAGCTTGCAGATAGAATAAAATAGTGCAGTTATAAAATTACAAGACTCCAAGGAGTACAGTTGTCTTTACTGCAAAAACTAGGTGAACGAAAAGCATCATATTAACTTGCAGCTCAGAAAGAACATCATCGAAAGAGATGCTTTCTATCTTTCCAGAAATGTGATCTTGATTTTGTTAAGCCTCTTGACTACATCTTTCATGGTTATTCTTGATTCTGGCGTTTCCTTTGTGCAGTCTAAAGCCAATTCGACCATTGAGGCTATGCAGATTTCACTTTTAGAAGTGATTTGTCCTTCCTCAGGAAAAAGATTGCCATCTACAACGTCCATCATAGCCCCTGAAAATGATTGAGTTATCCATTTCCTCAAGTCAAGATTTTCATTACATATCTCTTCATCGGTTGGCCTTCTTTTGGTCAAAACCTCCATCAACATGATGCCGTAACTATAAACATCACCACTAGTGGACACTATTCCCTCCAAGCCATAttcttagaaaaaaaaagaaatgaaaaaaaagcaattcaattgaaatttaaaaaagaattctGTACAGTTAAAAgacttgtttttcttcttctagaATTTGGAGAGGCTTTATTACGATAAGAGAAAATCTAAGAGAATAGAATTTTATACCTGGTGCAATGTATCCAAGAGTGCCCAATGTCTCAGTATGTGCCATGGACTTGCTTATGGCTAAAATCTTAGAGATTCCAAAATCACCAACATGCGCAACCATATCTTCATCCAAAAGAATGTTTGCCGGCTTTAGGTCGCAATGAATTATCGGAGTGTTATGACCATGATGTAGATATTCAATTGCCACAGCCACATCAAGCATTATGGCAACTCTTTGAAGGAGGTTCAAGTGGGATTCTTCTTTGTACAACCAATTCTCAAGACTTCCATTGGACATAAATTGAAGAACAAAGGCCCTTATATAGTCACTAGAACAAGTAGTAATTACAGGAACAAGATTTCTGTGTCTAACATTTCTCATCACTTCGCTTTCGGCATCAAACCTCCTGCATACTTgctcattttccaaatccaaaaccTTTATGGCCACCACAGTTCCGCTAGATAATGTGCCTTTGTACACAGAGCCAGAACTTCCCGCACCAATTAaatttgatccatcaaaataatTTGTTGCTCGTTGAATCTCATGATAAGAAATCAATTGATAAGTATTGATCTCCCAAACCTTTTCGACATCTTTAGACTTTCCTTTCTTCTTTCGTTTCATTATCCAAATTGAAACCAACAAGAATATCAGAGAGGATGACATAACCACTGGAATAATAATTTTTAGCACAAGCTCCTTAGACTTTGATTGTTTCCCAGGATTATTGATAGGGCAAGCAGGAACCTCTAATTTGTGCATTCCACATAGACCTTTGTTCCCAAGAAATGATCGCAGAGTGGAATTTGCAAACACACCACCACTGGGCATTTCACCTtctaaatcattaaatgaaacaTTAATGCGTTTTAGGTATGAGAGCTTTTCCAAAGACTTAGGAATAGTACCTGACAAGGCATTTAAGGACAAATCCATGAATTCCAAGCTTATCAAGTTGGCAAAGGATAATggaatttggccaaaaaatgaatTGTTCGATAGGTCAAGAGATTGCAGATTCTGGAGTTCCCCCAATCTGCTTGGTAACATGCCCGAAAAGTGGTTACCAGAAAGATATAGTTCTACAATGGCCTTCAGTTCTCCAATATCCTGTGGAACTTCTCCTTCTATAGAATTTTGTGACGCGTTTAGAATGAGAAGACCTCTCATTTTCCAAAGACTCAAGGGAAATTTTGTTGAAAATCTATTAGAATCCAAATGAAGTTGTTGTAGCATGCTAAGATTTCCTATACATGCTGGAATTAACCCCAATAGCTCATTACCAGCTAGACTTAATTTAACCAAATTAGATAAATGACATACCACCTCTGTAATATGTCCCTGCAATTTATTGTTAGTTAGAAACAGTCCTTGGAGTTGTTTAAGCTTACCAATTTCAGAAGGAATACTTCCCACCAAGTTGTTTCCTTCAAAGGTTAGTTCTGTTAGACCACTCATGTTGCCTATACCTGGGGGGATTAggccattgatgtgtgcatctgATATATGTAAGTCTTTGATAGTAGATGAAAGATTCCCAATAGAATTGGGCAGAACACCATTCAATGGATTGTTACCCACTTCTAGATATCCCAACATCCTACAGTCCACTAAAGAATTGAAGAATTGCAACTCATGGTCTCTTGGTTCAGTGGTAAGTTGATTATGATGTAGGAACAGATATTGCAGCTCACGAAGATTTCCCAAATTATTAGGAATAGTTCCTGNNNNNNNNNNNNNNNNNNNNNNNNNNNNNNNNNNNNNNNNNNNNNNNNNNNNNNNNNNNNNNNNNNNNNNNNNNNNNNNNNNNNNNNNNNNNNNNNNNNNTATTGGTTGTACAGAGAAGACTGCCAATTGAACCTTCTTCAAAGTGTAACTGTAATGCTTGATGCTGCTATGGGAATTGAATATCTACATCATGGTCATATCACTCCAGTAGCTCATTGTGACCTAAAGCCAGACAACATTCTTTTGGATGAAGATATGGTGGCTCATGTTGGTGATTTTGGCATCTCTAAAATTTTAGCTGTAAGCAAGTCCATGGCATATACTGAGACATTGGGAACTCTTGGTTACATCGCACTAGGTAAATAATATCCACTCTCTTTGGTTTTCGCTTATCATAATTTGGCGTCTCCAAATTCTTGCAGTAAAAAAAGCAAGTCTCTATTTGTACATAATTGGTATTATATTTCAATTAACTTTCTTTCCTTTCATTCTTTTCAAAGAATATGGATCGGAGGGAATAGTGTCCACTAATGGTGATGTTTATAGTTACGGCATCATGCTGATGGAGGTTTTGACCAAAAGAAGGCCAACAGATGAAGACATATGCAATGAAAATCTTGATTTGAGGAAATGGATAACACAATCATTTTCAGGTACTATGTTGGACGTTGTGGATGGCAATCTTTTTCCCAAGGAAGAACAAATCACTTCAAAAAGTGAAATATGCATAGCCTCGATGATAGAGTTGGCTTTAGACTGCACAAAGGAAACACCAGAATCAAGAATAACCATGAAAGACGTAGCCAAGAGGCTtaacaaaatcaagaacacatttcTGGAAAGATAGGAGTTAGCATCTCTTCCAGTGGTGTTGTTTCGGAGCTGCAAGTTAATATGTTACTTTTGTTAACCTGGTTTCTTTAGTAAAGTCGTCAAATACTAGTTTTTTAGATTCATGTACTCTTTGTACTAGTACAATGTTGCATTTCGCTCGTTTAGTTTACTTTTTGTGATTTCAGATGTGAGCGGTATGGAAGTGTTCAGCTGCactattttactttctgtttgcAAGTTTTAGTGGTTCCATATACCGGCCTGTAATTTTGGTATCCAGTTAACTTGGCAACACAAAttttttatctttacttttatactatattaacAAACCTAATCAGACAGACAAACTGTTACTTTTGCAAGTTAAAATGTGAAGTTATTACCCAAATACCTACAAAAGGTTGTCTGTCACGTCCCGAGTCGAGGCCGTAGATGTGTCACTCACCCAATAGTATTGCTAGTATGAGCAAACGTTCTGGGATATCACATGAGAAAACAACTAACATAATGAATAGATAGGAAAcagtataaaataaaatttcctaAGGAGTGATACGCTACTAACTTGGATGTATCAAAAACAGCCCCAAAAACAAtacacaacacaatacaaaaccGAGACAAGTTGGAAACAAGTCCAAAAACCGAGAATGCTACACAATGGTGAGATAATAACGTGTATATccacaccaaaacagcaacaacactaCAATAACGTGATaagaacaagaataaaataacaatattatagAACAACAAACACACTGCTACAAGAACACAAAAACAACACTACATGATTACAATGaaacaaagggatagatagatagaacaatggttggtataatcttaagaactcaAGATCTTGTTCCACTATTGcacccttaacaccacacacaacaaaaacctatctcttacgtgacacaagattgTATTCCACCTCTCAAGCATCGACGTTTCAAGGCAATACtcaatcactagtgattccacattAGCTCTTGACTTAGTTTCGGTTGTGGTGCCACCAAAGtgagaggacttgtgttcttaTGACTTACAACATTATCCAAAAACTAACTAGAGAAgccctaacatgttccttatatagctattacaaaatggAAGACTAAAGtgtccataatacccctcaagggtgaggcgCCTATCAAGTGTAATAAGTGGACtgtttttggtgtgttttggccATCTTTTACACTaaaattgcacacaccaagtatCGGGTCCAAACGCACTCTGATAAgttccatatccgtgattattctcgtatcatcctctccatcttaagagaaatttgaccacaaattcacggcttcacctcgTTCAAATACCACTTCAAAAGGAATCGCTCAAAAAAGTACGCACATGAAGAAACCGAGAGCTCAATAACCAAAAGTCTCAGCCAATCATCTTTATTTTGAATcttggcttcctctccatcttgagatttacCTTCAATCGCATTCGAATCAAGTCTCCTACCATCAAACAAGCATTGTTGTTGACCCCATATCCTTCTtgttcctttctaccattctCCGCTACATGGACATGTCGGCTTTGGTGAAATGGAGCTTCGGTTGAAAGGATTGATTTGGTCAAGTGGGGTtttggttgtggagcttggacggGAGGgatttggcttccaagtccttcttgttggacttgatcgaattgAGGGGGAAGTGAATTAATTAGGTCTCGGGTTTGAGGAGATTTggtggcttggcttatgtctatgtcatttggtggtggtcttggaggattgatcatTGGATGTAAAGTTTGGGAGTAGAAACAcaagagttccttcgactctccacttGATCCACCCTatcaagtatagtagacatatccgagcCCAATTTTCAAGACCCGCATTCGGCTTAGCTATTTCTCGGTCAATAGCATCAAGATGGGCCAAAATGGTGTACATTATGGCCAAGGAGATACCTACAAAACCGAAAACACGTTAGTTGTACAAAATATCCTcactctctttttattttgtgtctCTCAGATCCCTCACTCTCgatctcacaagtgttgtaagcttgGTTGTATTCCGCGCTTAAGAGGTAGACCAATATTACAATGACTCCATAAAACTAAGACACAAAAAGAAACGTACACACGAAGAATggatttcaaaactaacttacaatctagtactagcttgtaagtgagtaatggaatcaacaaacgagaCTAAAGAAACATCAAATTAGAAACCAATAATCCATGTTTGATCTCAAATTAATGTGTGAACATTATACTTGGTGACATGTCACCCTTCAATTGGCCGAGGTTTCAACAAATTTTAATCATATTTTGGGTCCTTCACAATTTGgaattgataaaattaaaattggagGGAAAGTTCAAGTCTTAGAATCTTCTTCAAATTCAACCTTCAAAAGGTGTGAATTGACTCGTACTATtccccacaaaacaaggtccttgaaTTAGGGAAAAGTTGTTGAAAAGTTGTCGTCAACTCAAAAAGTGACGTGAGCTAGTCCTTTCACCAACAAGTCTTCCAACTTTGTCTTTAACCATTTTAGATCTATTAGGTACTTTAAGTTGGTCAAGATATGAGAGTGGGtgaataacaaaaacaacacaacaacaatttttcaagaacaataacaatatcaacaacattcCAGTCCAAGTCTACAACAATATCACCATACAGCCAAGGACAACCACATCAAGATTCGGCCATCTTCAAATTCACAAcaataatgtcattattttaaGATCAAACTTGAGATCTAGACACTtgtagtgttggtgagaaagaaaacaacacttgaaacactctaaataaacaaaataactaccAAATATAGACACACAAACAAGTTTTTGGTCTAAGACAACAAGATCCAg is from Capsicum annuum cultivar UCD-10X-F1 chromosome 5, UCD10Xv1.1, whole genome shotgun sequence and encodes:
- the LOC107870169 gene encoding receptor kinase-like protein Xa21 (The sequence of the model RefSeq protein was modified relative to this genomic sequence to represent the inferred CDS: added 1339 bases not found in genome assembly), whose translation is MDTHIFLLILLFLVQYYSLSVSASSSNETDQQALLAFRNLITSPSHFLANNWTKNTSFCSWFGVTCSTTRQRVVALALPNLQLQGTVSPFLANLSFLSVLNLGNNSFHGDIPYVLGHLPRLRVIDIRNNQLQGSIPTSLFQNQRVQKISLPFNKLSGEMWKGPWYVPELRVLNLGNNNLTGIIPPSVGNATKLMNFSLSANRINGNIPKEIGNLSQLAFLVLRDNQLTGSIPTSLFNISSLVAVSLAFNSLSGPLLLDEGNIVSNLKHLSLSDNKISGCIPSNICQLTELQILSIPVNNIIGEIPRNIGCLSKLEEFYIGDSPIKGTIPASLANISTLQYVSCTRNRLEGPIPPELGKLSNLRQLSFGHNYNLAGQIPEAIFNISSLRRIAFNFNNLSGTIPATTGLHLPNLEQLILAGNQLEGEIPLFITNASKLVVLELANNFLTGTIPNNLGNLRELQYLFLHHNQLTTEPRDHELQFFNSLVDCRMLGYLEVGNNPLNGVLPNSIGNLSSTIKDLHISDAHINGLIPPGIGNMSGLTELTFEGNNLVGSIPSEIGKLKQLQGLFLTNNKLQGHITEVVCHLSNLVKLSLAGNELLGLIPACIGNLSMLQQLHLDSNRFSTKFPLSLWKMRGLLILNASQNSIEGEVPQDIGELKAIVELYLSGNHFSGMLPSRLGELQNLQSLDLSNNSFFGQIPLSFANLISLEFMDLSLNALSGTIPKSLEKLSYLKRINVSFNDLEGEMPSGGVFANSTLRSFLGNKGLCGMHKLEVPACPINNPGKQSKSKELVLKIIIPVVMSSSLIFLLVSIWIMKRKKKGKSKDVEKVWEINTYQLISYHEIQRATNYFDGSNLIGAGSSGSVYKGTLSSGTVVAIKVLDLENEQVCRRFDAESEVMRNVRHRNLVPVITTCSSDYIRAFVLQFMSNGSLENWLYKEESHLNLLQRVAIMLDVAVAIEYLHHGHNTPIIHCDLKPANILLDEDMVAHVGDFGISKILAISKSMAHTETLGTLGYIAPEYGLEGIVSTSGDVYSYGIMLMEVLTKRRPTDEEICNENLDLRKWITQSFSGAMMDVVDGNLFPEEGQITSKSEICIASMVELALDCTKETPESRITMKDVVKRLNKIKITFLER